Within Cloacibacillus sp., the genomic segment TCGGCTGGCTGCCCACGATCCTGTGGTGCATCTTCGGCTCGATCTTCCTCGGCGGGCCGCATGATTTCGGCGCCGTCGTCGCCTCGATGCGCCACGAGGGCAAGTCTGTCGGCGAGGTCATCGACCATTGGATCGGCCGCAAGGGAAAACAGCTTTTCCTCGTGTTCACGATCCTTTCGCTTTTCCTCGTCGTCGCGGTCTTCCTCGTCCTGACTACGGCGACCTTCGTGACGGACCCAGTGGTAGCCTTTGTAAGCTGCATGTATATATTCCTCGCGGTCATCTCGGGACTTCTCATCTACCGCTTCAATATGAACCTTAAGTTCGTCACGCTCGTGATGCTCGCCATCATCGCCGTCTGCACCATCTGGGGAGGAGACTGGCCCTTTGTCGCGGCCGTCTTTACTCACAGCGCCGACCAGTGGAACATCTTCCTCGCCATCTATATCCTCGCGGCTTCGGTGCTCCCCGTTTGGCTGCTGCTCCAGCCGCGCGACTATCTCGCCTCCTATTTCCTCTATTTCGCGGTGGCGATCGGCGCGATCGGCATGATCTTCGGCGCCTCGATGGACAGCGGCAACGTCCCCATGATCGCCAAGGATATTCAGTGGTTCGGACTCGGCAAAGCCAACCTCTGGCCGATGATGTTCGTCATCGTCGCCTGCGGCGCCATCTCCGGATTCCACTCGCTCGTCGGCTCCGGCACGACCTCGAAGCAGCTCGCCCATGAGGCGGACGCGCTCCCCGTCGGCTACGGCGCGATGCTCCTTGAGGGCCTTGTCGCCGTCATCGCGCTCGGCACGCTGATGGTCGCCGGCGGCATACAGAAGGGCGGGCCAGTCGGCACTTTCGCCGCCGGTTTCGGACAGTTCTGCACGATCGTCGGTATCGATCCCGTCCTGGGAACCCGTCTCGGCGCGATCGCCATCAACGGCTTCCTGCTCACCTCGCTCGATACCGCTACGCGTCTCGCCCGTTACCAGATACAGGAGCTGACAGACTATAAGATCAACAAATACGCGGCTACGATCATCGCCGTCATCGTCGCGCTGGTTCTCGTTTACGTAAAGACCAAGGGCCCCGACGGAAACCCGGTTCCCGCATGGGCGGTCATCTGGCCAGTATTCGGCGCCTCTAACCAGCTCGTGGCGGCGCTCGCCATTCTCGGTATCGCGATGTGGATAATCCGCGGCCTTAAGAAAAAGGCAACCTTCCTCCTCGTTCCCTTCTGGTTCATGCTCTTTACAAGCATGGCGGGCCTTGTGGTGGAGATCAAGGGTACGCTGACGAGCGCCCACCCGAATTACATCCTCGCGGGCATCAGCGCTCTGCTGCTCGTCCTCGCGCTTCTGATGACCAAAGAGGGCATCACGGCTCTCAACAAAGAAAAAAGCGGCGAGTTTGTGAAGTAAACCAGGGAAAAATAACGGCCGTCAAAAAGGCAGTGAATATAAGAACCCGCCTATACGGCGGGTTCTTTTAAATCGGGAGGCAATAAAAATATGTGGGCAATCTGCGCTCTGTGTTCTGCGTTCTTCGCGGCGCTCACTTCGATACTCGCAAAAATAGGCATCGAGGGCGTGAATTCCAACCTGGCGACGGCGGTGCGGACCGTAGTCGTCGTCATTATGGCCTGGCTCGTCGTCTTTGTGACGGGAAGCGGCGGACAAATCGGCGAAATCAGCCGCAAGAGCTGGCTGTTTCTCGTTCTCTCCGGCCTCGCTACCGGACTCTCATGGCTCTTTTATTTCCGGGCCTTACAGCTCGGGGAGGCATCGAAGGTCATTCCCGTGGATAAGTTCAGCGTCGTTCTGGGCATCGCGATGGCCCTCATCTTCCTTCACGAGGCCGTTACGGCCAAGATACTCATCGGAGGCGCACTGATAACGCTCGGCACCTTCGTGCTGATATTATAAATTAACTCAGGCGCCTAAGTATTCGGCCATCGTCCGCTCAAGCAGCTTAAAGTCAAGCGGTTTTGAGAGGTGAGCGTTCATCCCCGCCTCTTTTGAAGCCTTTACGTCATCTTCGAAGGCATTCGCGGTCATTGCGATGATAGGAATGGTCCTGGCATCGGGGCGTTCCTGGCCGCGGATCCTGCGCGCCGCCTCCAAACCTCCCATGATCGGCATTTGCAGGTCCATGAATACCACGTCATAGTACCCAGCGTCGGAGGCGGCGAATTTTTCAAGCGCCTCCAGCCCATGTTCCGCGCTTTCGACAAGAATGCCCGTCTGCCCCAGTATCTCCTGCGCGATCTCGCGGTTGATCGCGTTGTCCTCCACAAGAAGCGCCCGTTTGCCCTTATAAGAGGCGGCGATATGCGGCGCCACCGGAACAGTCTCCGGGACCGCCTCTTTCAGCGCGTACCGCCGTATCGCGCCGATAAGGTTGGACCTGAATAGCGGCTTCATTATGAAGCCGTTGATACCCGCGGCAACGGCCTTCGCCTCATATTCCGCCCAGCCGTAGCCGGAGAGGAGGATGATCGGCACCTCCGGACCGACCGCCGCGCGGATCTCCCCCGCAGTTTCGATGCCGTCCATACCCGGCATCATGAGGTCGATGATGATCATGAAGAAATCCGCTCCCGCCCGGTGCGCGGAGACGGCCTCCTGCAGCGCCTCTTTTCCAGAAAGTACGCAGCGGCTTTCCATTCCGATTTCCGCGAGACGCACCGATACGGTCTCACAGAC encodes:
- a CDS encoding carbon starvation CstA family protein gives rise to the protein MFFMMFVVSALLLVLGYIFYGKFMAKVYELSNGNVTPAEQMNDGMDYCPTHPAVVLGHHFSSIAGAGPIVGPITAASMFGWLPTILWCIFGSIFLGGPHDFGAVVASMRHEGKSVGEVIDHWIGRKGKQLFLVFTILSLFLVVAVFLVLTTATFVTDPVVAFVSCMYIFLAVISGLLIYRFNMNLKFVTLVMLAIIAVCTIWGGDWPFVAAVFTHSADQWNIFLAIYILAASVLPVWLLLQPRDYLASYFLYFAVAIGAIGMIFGASMDSGNVPMIAKDIQWFGLGKANLWPMMFVIVACGAISGFHSLVGSGTTSKQLAHEADALPVGYGAMLLEGLVAVIALGTLMVAGGIQKGGPVGTFAAGFGQFCTIVGIDPVLGTRLGAIAINGFLLTSLDTATRLARYQIQELTDYKINKYAATIIAVIVALVLVYVKTKGPDGNPVPAWAVIWPVFGASNQLVAALAILGIAMWIIRGLKKKATFLLVPFWFMLFTSMAGLVVEIKGTLTSAHPNYILAGISALLLVLALLMTKEGITALNKEKSGEFVK
- a CDS encoding EamA family transporter, with translation MWAICALCSAFFAALTSILAKIGIEGVNSNLATAVRTVVVVIMAWLVVFVTGSGGQIGEISRKSWLFLVLSGLATGLSWLFYFRALQLGEASKVIPVDKFSVVLGIAMALIFLHEAVTAKILIGGALITLGTFVLIL